The following are encoded together in the Candida orthopsilosis Co 90-125, chromosome 5 draft sequence genome:
- a CDS encoding Srp1 protein (S. cerevisiae homolog SRP1 has transporter activity, has role in protein targeting to membrane, protein import into nucleus and localizes to cytoplasm, nuclear exosome (RNase complex), nucleus), translated as MDSNATERFVPEYRRTNFKNKSRFQSDELRRRRETHQVDLRKQKREEVLAKRRNFQHEANDSEDEEDFNSTVNNNDESQFYNSLKQDLPKMIEMIQAPDFESQLAATVKFRQILSREHNPPIDLVIQSGVIPTLVEFMKEDHPDMLQLEAAWALTNIASGNSHQTRVVVEANAVPLFVQLLYSQSLEVKEQAIWALGNVAGDSADNRDYVLSCGAMEPVLNLFNSTKMSLIRTATWTLSNLCRGKAPQPDWNIVSQAIPTLAKLIYSVDSETLVDACWAVSYLSDGTSEAIQAVVDARIPHRLVELLGHESTLVQTPSLRAIGNIVTGTDYQTQIVINAGVLPALAPLLNSPKETIRKEACWTISNITAGTTEQIQAVIDSNLIPQVIRLLINGDYKTKKEACWAISNASSGGLHKPDIIRYLVSQGCIKPLCDLLAVADTKIIEVTLDSLENILKMGEMDKEARGTGVNENALFIEEAGGMEKIFECQNNANEKIYQKAYNIIEKYFSDEEDDNIEDENIVPEAYGNSFGFGIDNSNQQQNFQF; from the coding sequence ATGGACTCAAATGCTACTGAAAGATTCGTACCAGAGTATCGTCGTACTAATTTTAAAAACAAGTCACGTTTCCAAAGTGATGAATtaagaagaagaagagaaacTCATCAAGTTGATTTAAGAAAAcagaaaagagaagaagtaCTTGCCAAAAGGAGAAATTTCCAACATGAAGCTAATGATTCAgaggatgaagaggatTTCAATCTGACAGTAAACAATAACGATGAAAGTCAATTCTATAACAGTTTAAAACAAGATTTACCCAAAATGATTGAAATGATTCAAGCTCCTGATTTTGAATCTCAATTGGCTGCAACTGTTAAATTCCGTCAAATATTGTCAAGAGAACATAATccaccaattgatttagtTATTCAACTGGGGGTTATACCAACATTAGTGGAATTTATGAAGGAAGATCATCCAGATATGTTACAATTAGAAGCAGCTTGGGCTTTGACAAACATAGCTTCTGGAAACTCACATCAAACTagagttgttgttgaagctaATGCAGTTCCCTTGTTTGTTCAATTATTGTATTCTCAAAGTCTTGAAGTTAAAGAACAAGCAATTTGGGCTTTAGGTAATGTTGCTGGTGATTCTGCTGATAATAGAGATTATGTTTTGAGTTGTGGTGCTATGGAACCAGTATTAAACTTGTTTAATTCCACCAAAATGTCATTGATTAGAACAGCTACGTGGACATTGTCAAACTTGTGTAGAGGTAAAGCACCACAACCAGATTGGAATATTGTTTCACAAGCTATTCCaacattggcaaaattgatttattcaGTTGATTCAGAGACTTTGGTTGATGCTTGTTGGGCAGTATCTTATTTGTCAGATGGAACTTCTGAAGCTATTCAAGCCGTTGTTGATGCCAGAATTCCTCATCGCCTTGTTGAATTGTTAGGACATGAATCTACATTGGTTCAAACACCATCATTAAGAGCCATTGGTAATATAGTTACAGGTACTGATTACCAAACTCAAATTGTCATCAATGCTGGTGTTTTACCCGCATTAGCACCATTATTAAACTCGCCTAAGGAGACAATTCGAAAGGAAGCTTGTTggacaatttcaaacatcACAGCTGGAACAACTGAACAGATTCAAGCTGTTATAGACTCAAACTTGATACCACAAGTGATTAGATTATTAATCAATGGTGATTACAAAACTAAAAAGGAGGCTTGCTGGGCCATTTCCAACGCTTCATCGGGTGGATTACACAAACCAGATATAATTCGTTACTTGGTAAGTCAAGGATGTATTAAACCACTTTGTGATTTATTGGCGGTTGCCGATAcaaaaatcattgaagtTACCTTGGATTCATTGGAgaatattttgaagatgggAGAAATGGATAAAGAAGCAAGAGGTACTGGAGTCAATGAAAATGCTTTGtttattgaagaagctgGTGGTATGGAAAAGATTTTTGAATGTCAAAATAATGCTAATGAaaagatttatcaaaaagcTTACAATATTATTGAGAAATATTttagtgatgaagaagatgataatattgaagatgaaaacaTAGTACCTGAAGCTTATGGTAAttcatttggttttggtattgataattcaaaccaacaacaaaatttccaattttaa
- a CDS encoding Mrpl38 protein (S. cerevisiae homolog MRPL38 is structural constituent of mitochondrial large ribosomal subunit) yields the protein MIYLKTLLNVIDNSGAQVVECIKVLRHNPKSCAHIGDQITCVVKQARPTNVDSSSASSAAQASNRVKRRDICRAVVVRQRAPFRRPDGSVVRFDDNACVLINKNGEPLGTRISSVVAKELRDLNYNKIVSLAPKTF from the coding sequence ATGATCTACCTCAAGACACTCCTCAACGTAATAGACAACTCCGGCGCCCAAGTAGTTGAGTGCATCAAAGTGCTTCGTCACAACCCCAAATCATGTGCCCACATAGGTGATCAAATAACATGTGTGGTCAAACAAGCCAGACCCACTAACGTTGATTCGtcatcagcatcatcagCCGCACAAGCTTCCAATAGggtaaaaagaagagataTATGCCGTGCCGTAGTAGTTAGACAACGAGCACCATTCAGAAGACCTGATGGATCAGTGGTTagatttgatgataatgcCTGTGTATTGATTAATAAGAATGGTGAACCTTTAGGAACGAGAATTAGTTCGGTTGTTGCTAAAGAGTTGAGGGATCTAAATTATAATAAAATTGTATCGTTGGCTCCAAAGACGTTTTAG